One part of the Natronosalvus amylolyticus genome encodes these proteins:
- a CDS encoding 3-hydroxyacyl-CoA dehydrogenase/enoyl-CoA hydratase family protein, translated as MDASDIETLCVLGAGSMGHGIAEVAAIAGYTVRLRDINDEMVQNGYEKIEWSVDKLVEGGHLEAETGEKTLERITPIVDIESALEDVDLVIEAVPERMDIKRSVYEEVDEYAPEDAILASNTSSLSISELGAVTSRPEQVCGLHFFNPPVRMELVEVVAGDETDETILETAQTFVESIDKTPVLVSKDVPGFVVNRILVPLLNEAAWLVATDEATIAEVDASAKFGLGLPMGCFELADQIGVDVILDVVEHLHDTLGDGYEPGPTLIEQVETGDYGKKTGAGFYDYEDGGVEISPTDSVSAVEDRLLAVMANETAKLVGGDVTDAATVDEAVELGGGFPNGPARMADDRGLEALLETLEDAGEQTGHPRYEVADYLAERATAGGFFDTDSSSEQLEFESLTLEWLGSDGETSEEVTDERVAVVTIDRPAKMNTITPTLLEDLDAALDVAIDSGARSLLLTGTGDRAFSAGAEVQTVVGDGDPLAGAALSRRGQAVFGRLETCPMPVVAAIDGYCFGGGMELATCVDLRLATPDSTFGQPEHNLGLLPGWGGTQRLQRLIGASRAKEIIFTAAHFDGETMSEYGFVNELVDDEDLEDRAGELALELAAGPPIAQELTKRAMDVGWDDLDAGLEVEAQAFGHLMNTDDLAEGLAAFSGKRDPTFEGK; from the coding sequence GCGTCGACAAACTCGTCGAAGGCGGCCACCTCGAGGCAGAAACCGGCGAAAAGACGCTCGAGCGAATTACTCCCATAGTCGATATCGAAAGCGCACTCGAAGACGTCGATCTGGTGATCGAAGCCGTCCCAGAACGGATGGATATCAAGCGATCGGTGTATGAGGAAGTCGACGAGTACGCGCCAGAGGACGCGATTTTGGCGTCCAATACCTCGAGTCTGTCTATCAGTGAACTGGGGGCCGTCACGAGTCGACCCGAGCAGGTGTGTGGGCTGCACTTTTTCAACCCGCCGGTACGGATGGAGCTGGTCGAGGTCGTCGCCGGGGACGAAACCGACGAGACGATCCTCGAGACCGCCCAGACGTTCGTCGAATCCATCGACAAGACGCCGGTGCTCGTCTCGAAGGACGTTCCCGGCTTCGTCGTCAACCGAATTCTGGTCCCCTTGCTCAACGAAGCCGCCTGGCTGGTGGCGACGGACGAGGCCACGATTGCGGAAGTCGACGCGAGCGCCAAGTTCGGACTCGGACTGCCGATGGGCTGTTTCGAACTCGCCGACCAGATCGGCGTCGACGTCATTCTCGACGTGGTCGAACACCTCCACGATACGCTCGGCGACGGGTACGAACCCGGCCCGACGCTGATCGAACAGGTCGAGACGGGCGATTACGGCAAAAAAACGGGAGCCGGTTTCTACGACTACGAGGACGGCGGGGTCGAGATATCGCCAACCGACAGTGTCAGCGCGGTCGAGGACCGACTCCTGGCCGTGATGGCCAACGAAACCGCCAAACTCGTCGGCGGTGACGTGACCGACGCCGCAACCGTCGACGAAGCTGTCGAACTCGGCGGTGGCTTCCCAAACGGCCCGGCCCGAATGGCCGACGACCGCGGCCTCGAGGCCCTGCTCGAAACGCTCGAGGACGCCGGCGAACAGACGGGGCACCCACGTTACGAGGTGGCCGATTACCTTGCCGAGCGCGCGACGGCGGGCGGCTTTTTCGACACCGATTCCTCGAGCGAGCAACTCGAGTTCGAGTCGCTCACCCTCGAGTGGCTGGGGAGTGACGGCGAAACGAGCGAGGAAGTGACCGACGAACGGGTCGCGGTCGTTACCATCGACCGACCCGCGAAGATGAACACGATCACGCCGACGCTACTCGAGGACCTCGACGCGGCCCTCGACGTCGCCATCGATTCGGGTGCCCGCTCGCTCTTGCTGACCGGAACCGGCGACCGGGCGTTCTCTGCAGGTGCGGAAGTCCAGACGGTCGTCGGCGACGGCGATCCACTGGCGGGAGCAGCACTGTCCCGCCGCGGCCAGGCGGTCTTCGGCCGTCTCGAGACGTGCCCGATGCCGGTCGTGGCTGCCATCGACGGCTACTGCTTCGGTGGCGGCATGGAACTCGCCACCTGTGTCGACCTACGGCTGGCGACCCCCGACTCGACGTTCGGCCAGCCCGAGCACAATCTGGGCTTGCTCCCGGGATGGGGTGGCACTCAGCGACTCCAGCGCCTGATCGGAGCGAGTCGAGCCAAAGAGATTATCTTCACCGCCGCTCACTTCGACGGCGAAACGATGAGCGAGTACGGATTCGTGAACGAACTGGTCGATGATGAGGACCTCGAAGACCGTGCCGGTGAGCTCGCACTCGAGCTGGCAGCCGGCCCGCCGATCGCCCAGGAACTGACCAAGCGCGCGATGGACGTCGGCTGGGACGATCTCGATGCCGGCCTCGAGGTCGAAGCCCAGGCGTTCGGTCACCTGATGAATACGGATGATCTAGCCGAGGGGTTAGCGGCGTTCTCGGGCAAACGGGACCCAACGTTCGAAGGGAAGTAG